From the Juglans microcarpa x Juglans regia isolate MS1-56 chromosome 7D, Jm3101_v1.0, whole genome shotgun sequence genome, the window ATTGTTAAAGCTGCATATACCATTGTCGTCGTCCATCTGTGGTGTAGATCATATAATTGGGGACTCTTGCTAGAAGAGTTTGTCACAATCTATGATGAAAATGTAAGCTAGGTTGGAATGCAAGCCTCCTTCAGGGAATGACTACTTCTGGACACTCCTATGAACGCACCCACCAAATAGACGGAGTCACGAATAGAGTACGTGCATCTTGTCTGGTAGTAACATTAGACTCTTAACGATTGATGATATGAAATAGACCAAGTTTTTGGGCACGCAATCTTCCATTAACAGACTTAGATTCCTACACCCAAGTAGTTCGATGGATTATTGTGTGGCtgcattattctttttatttggaCTTTGCTTCCACATAGTTGCGATATTATCACCTACTCTATTCTAtgtgttatttttaaaatgcaaTGTAGTTTTCTCACATCGATTCAGATGAATCATTTTTTCCAAGGATGTAAATCTTTGTGGCCTGCTACACAAAAAGGATAGATAGTTACAAGTGTGAGTGAAGcaagaaattagttttttagTCTGTCCAAACTCTTCTTTAATTGACCTTAAGAAAAGCTTTCccttcatttgatttttttttttttaaagaggacGGAACATTTCATTTGAGTTCAAATTTTACCAAACCAGcttaattataagaaaacttagaGAAATCTAATTGGCTGCAAAAGTTAGAGAAATCTAGCCTCTCCTTATCAAAGATTACAATTTACAAATATCAACCGAGTAATGAGAATGGTATAGAAGCAGCTGATGCAAGATTCCTAGCCATGTCCATGAGCATGCAAGCCTGAAGAagatgggataggaccaacaaTAGCAGCGCTGGCTCTTAAACATTACCACATGTGTCCGACTTTGGAAATCATGTTGTTTCTCACATTAATCATCTCCCCAAATGTCCCAACAATAATGTTTCCATGACTCCTAAAGTAATCATTTCGATAACCAAGCCATCTTGATGGAAGCcttctttctttcattgtttGCTGCAAGATCCACTAAATCATTAGCTCCAACCAAATATTAGGTAGTTATTTAATTACTCATTCAATCAAACATACTAAAAACATGAACAAACTTTTTTCGTGGATTTTTggtaggaggaagaggaagagtaAATGTCACCCAATTGGTAGAGATGCTAAAACTTAAAGGAAAGCATTGCAGAAACATAATTTATAACTGTTTCAATAATTATAGAGAAGTTATATGATGGATAATATATTCCAACTTGCCTTGCTTTTCCTCTTAACTCAGCTTGCGAATGAATTTTAAATCTTGTCGAAATCTAAATTCGTGATGTTTAATGTTAGATGTAAAACCATATGAGAATTTCCAAACATAACAAAAGCAGAAAACAAATGTACAATTAATGTACCTGATCACCCCATGTCGACTGAAAAGTAGCCCTGTTTCTTGGCATGGCATGCATAGGTAGATCCTGTACAAATGGCAAGAGTCTTGATTGGAACAAGTAACAATCAAATGTAGTGGTTGGTCAAAAACAAGGTTACATAAGAACAAGAGAAGCTACAAAAGAAGTTGCACAATCACCAAGCCTTTCCAAGATTTTGTTGCAACTACAAGCCAGAGCTTCAGATACTGCTGATGCAAAGCAGAGCATTGCAGGAGAGCTTCAGATGAGCTTGGGAATGGATATGGGACACAACAATTTGATTCGAAGCACATAAAGCGTTTCTCTATTAAAAAACCTCGAAAGGAATTAAGGAAGAGCATCCGAAAGGAGATGTGTAGAAACACGTATCACCGGAACAAACTTGACATTAATATCTTGTGGTGGCATGATAGAGACTCCACAAACTTCAATAATTGTTTCTGAAATAATCAATTCGAGGGAGAATTAGGAACAATCGGAAAAGCATTCTGTTTCACTCGAGATAGTTTTAAAGCAAACCGTAAACAGGAATGGAAAATCATAGTGAGGAATTAGCTGATTAAAGCTGCACATACCTTTGTCCTCGTCCATATGTGTCGTAGATCATATAATTGAAATTGGGCACTCTTTCTAGACTTGTAGTTTGGTCAAATCAATTCGCCATTAATATAAATGAGGGGATGTGAGCAATCTTACGCCATGCTTTTCCTTTTCTGCTTTGCAACTGTTTCTCCAACAAAGCACATTCGTTGATAAATAGAGTAGGAATGAAGGCAGGCAACCCTTCTTCATGCATAAACTTCAACTTAGGGCAGGAAGTGATCCTCAAAGTATCAAGAGAGGTGAGGTGTCGAAGGGCCTCATAGTCCAAAGATTTCATATTTGGAAAATTATCGATGGAAAGAGCGAACAAATTAGGGGGAAGTAACCCCGCCTCCGGAAAGGAATCCACGTCTTTACAATTGCCTTTGATAGAAATAAATCGGATGGAGGGCAGATTTTGCAATCCCCAATCCCTTCTATTGGCGAAGAGTTTGTCACAGTCTATGATGGAAATATAACCTAGTTTGGAAGGCAAGCCTCCTTCAGGGAATGACTCAACTTCTGGACACTTCTCTAAATACAATTCTCGAAGAGACGGATGGAGTATGTGCATCTTGTCAGGTAGTGACGTCAGACTCTGACAATTGACGACTTGAAACGTCGAAAGTTTTGGGGCACGCAATCCTCCATTCGGAAATGAAACGAAATTAGggcaatcttttatttttattgataacaAGGCCAATAAATCAATCTCATGTTCTTGTGAAACATTAACAGAATTCAGATTCCTACATCCAATTAGTTTGATGGATTCCAGATTTGGAAATAAGTCTAATGGAAAGGACTGCAGAGAATCACAACTATTTTGAAGCCGCAATGTTTCAAGGGATGAATAGTTCCCGTGCATTGGAAGCTCTAACTTGCTACAATCTTTGATCTCAAGGAGTTTTAATGTAGAAGGTAGACCAGCATTGGACAGAGATGTAAGGGAGTGGCAACCACTAATTTCTAACTCCTCAAGACAACTACTGTTGAAGTCCATCAATCTCTCCGGTATGGACTCTAGCGCATCAAACCCTCCAATTTTGAGTTGACGTAGAGTAGTAACACTTGGAAGTGAAGTCACCAACAACGGACATTTTACTATCACAAGTCTGGataaagaagaaggatggatggGCAACTCTCCTGTTAACTTGGGGCAGTTAACAATCTCAAGCTGTTCAAGATGAGTAAAAGCTCCACCTTCATTTTCGGCACCAAAAGCAATCCATTTCTCCAACTTCGACATGTctctaaaattcaaaactttcaagGCTCCAAATGGTTTCATTGAAGAAGAACAATTGCCATAAAAGTCTCGACCCACTGCATCGATTCCATCAAACTGAACAATAGAAAGGGACTGCAGAGAAGGTAGCTGTCCGAGTGGTGGCAAGACAGAGCAATACTTGCAATTAATTAGATGGAGAGATGCTATATTAGAAAATGAGTGATGTCCGATCCAATCTGGAAAACTTTTACCTCCATAGCCGATGATCGAGAGACTTTTCAAGTTTGCATGGAGTTGGAGATTGTCCAATACCGCCCTTTGACTTTCTGAAATATTATTTTCGTCATTCCATTCCAACTTCAACTCCTCCAGATACTCTTTATCTTTCAACCTGGCAGCCAAAGCATGTTTAGGAGATACAACATTTTGGAGATTCGAAATACAGAGCTTTCCTCCAAGATTTGCAAGTTCCCCCAACTCTTCTATGCCACCTCTACTTTGTTTACTAACAATAAATTCAGTCAAAGTTTGAAGATGACGCAAATTACCCAATCGTACTGGCAGCTCCTTTATATATGTGCAATCACTAAAATCAAGATGACGCAAACTAATGAGTTTATAAATATCTCTTGGCAATACAGCAAGACTCATACACCACGATATTTTCAAGGTCTGCAAATTGCACAACTTGCATATGGAATCAGGTAGTTTCTTAATTGGAGTCCAAGAAACATCCAAATGCCGTAGATGTTTCATTTTGCCAATTGAATCAGGCAATTCGGTCAAAATTTTAGAATTAGATAACTTAAGAACTCGTAAGCATCGTAGCATTGGCTGCAAATCATGCACGTGTTCTTTACGTAAGATTTCATTGTAAGAATGTATAGGTAGGAAAGTACGCAACCCCTTAGCCTCATAAAGCGCCCCAAACTTCTTAGTAGTATCAACCGTTATTTTGGCAAATGACAAATGGCGTGTCTTATTCTCAATTTCAAGAGAATTTTCACCCTCTAGTATGAAGGTAAATTGTCCTGACACAAATCTTGCTAAGTCATTGACAAGATCATGCATTCCGAACAAAGATGTTATACTTGATTGTTGGAACAATGATCTTGATACAAGATCAACGAAGTAATCGTCACCAATTTGTTCCATCGTTTTGCCTTTCACTTGTGGCAACAAACCTTCTGCCATCCACAATAAgattaaatattctttttcgAAATAACGGTCTTTAGGAAATATTGAACAGTAAGCAAAGCAACGCTTAAGATGTAAGGGCAAATATTTGTAGCTTAATCTTAGAGCAGGAATAATATCACTCGGCAAGTCCCATATTTCGCTCCCCAGTATCTTATTCCACTCGGTAACATCCAGTTCAGAGCACAAGAGAGCTCCAATTTTCTCGACTGCCAAGGGTAGGCCTCCACACCTTTTCACAATCTGTCTACCAATTACTTCCAACTTCGGATGAGCATCAGAGTTGCCAGAATGAAATGCACGTTTTGAAAATAGTGACCAACAATCCTCTTCTTGTAAATGTTTTAGCTGGTAAATTTTAGTAGTTGTAGTAGAGCGCATACTTGATGCAACACGTTCCTCTCGTGTGGTTACAATCACCCTACTTCCTTTTGCACATGAATTAAAGGGGTTGCTTAAGGTCTTCCATTGTGAATAATCCTTATTCCAAACATCAtctaaaacaagaagaaatttCTTTCCAGTCagattttgttgtagtgtaacTTGAAGCCAATCTAGACTCTTACCATCAATGTTAGTTGACAATCCAAGTTTCTCTAACATTGTTTTCGTCATTTTCAACACATCAAAATCATCCGAAACACAAACCCACACTTTAAGATCAAAATGCGGCCTCTCCATCCTGTTGTCATTATAAACAAGTTGAGCAAGGGTTGTCTTCCCAAGTCCCCCCATACCAATAATAGCAATAACACACCACTCAAAATTGCCACTTACGTTATCTGACagcaacaaattaattattgccTCCTTATCATCAGTCCTGCCAAAAATATCAGATTCTGTAACCAAAGAAGTAGTGGGCAATCTTCCGGTTGATTTCCCTCCAACACCTTCTTTCAAACCTATAGCATCTTTCTGTTGTACTAGATGATCCAATGTCTCGAGTACACCTTTTATCTTTAGTTCTATCTCCCTGACAAAAGGATCAAGAGAAGTAGAGATGGTTTTTAGTACCTTAGTTGAAGTAGTTTGAAATTCAGCATCCAACTTGCATCGCAAGACTTCGGTATGAATCTCATCAAGGATATCTTCTGCATCATAGACGGCATCTTTCAGCTCATCAAGCCACTTTTTCACCGCATCCTTTGTAAATTGCAATTCCTCTGCATCTTCGAGCACCGCATGCGCAGACAGCAACACTATCTCCAACCTCTTTAAGAGTCCACTGTCAAGTTTTCGGCTTCGAAAGAAGTCAACGAACTCGCGGGAAGCAACTCTTTCGAAGAGTACTtggaggaagggggagagaaGTAGGCCTGCAACCTCGGCCATATTTTCTGGGTTGAGTTGAAATAGCAGAAATCAAAGGAAACGAAAGAAGGAAGAGATCGAAAAGAGCAGAGCAAAGTCAGATGGTATGGTCTGTTCTATGCTTATACGGTGTGGTAAAATACTGGTCTATATTGGCCATACAGGAAAGCGCATAGAGGGAAGTGATGGACCTACACGGCTAAAGTATTATTACTTGGAATGAGAGGCGTTGTGTCGGTGGAgatcatctcatttctttgtgGACCCTTGCCACGTGACTCAACAAAGGAATCAAACAACAAAGAAAGTAGAGGAATCATAATAACGACAAGAGGGAAGGGCTAATtacatctttctttctttgtttgtaATGTTACTTTACAGCATACCAAACTTGACTTCCTAACAATTAGACGAAACCCAGTTTGTGGTTTTGGCGTTGTGGGGTCAGGGCTGTCTACCACCACATTACTTTTGATTTTCAATGTCTAACACAGCATATGGCCTGGTGTGTCCCATTCCATCATTGTAATTTGGCATGTATTTGTCCTCAAGGTTGAAAGCACTGATGCAATTTTCTGACTCCATCTTTGTAACTGACTTTTCAAGATATGACTTAGCAGTTTCAACATAAATTCCTCCTCAATTCTTCTTCAAAGGGGCCGTAAAATGTTCCGCTCATTGTAAATTGGATGAaggaatatgaaagaaaaaacctaGTCGAAGTCATATGATACCATGATGTCCTCAGAGAATCCTTTGCCACATAAAACCGTGCCTTGTATTTTACAACTAAATTTGATATAATCGACTTTTTCAAGTAAAACCCTTCCAGCAGACCTCCATCTTTGTAACTGTTACttaaaagtaaatgaataaGATTAAAagatcaataattttaaatatagttatagattttttttttatttacaataagAAACAATTATAGATGTATAAGCGTTggatactcatttttttttttaaagagtgagttttactattaaaaatttaatttatttttatacaagtctcatatttactctttttttaaaaaaatatgtgatgttTGTACActctatgattataaatattatttttttaaaaaatttaataaaaaaataaaattatttttctacttATAGCAATCTTatctattattcattttttaaacttgACGTATATAGTGAAATTTAAACAAGATGTAAACCAAACTCCACCGAAACGATTtgtcattacaagaaaattatttatttgtgactagttaattctaacgaaatgattatttatagttaaaatgagtctatttttattacaacTGATCTTTTTACTGCaattaaatgattataaaaatttatttttcttatagtgtataATAATTATTGACGtatatacacatacatgcaTAAATATAACACTTGTCGTCCACCTTTCAACTTGCCATTTACCGTTGGTACATGCAATATGGTCTTACCTAACCATGACTAGACAATTCCATCCACGCGTCTTTGCAGAAAGGCATTCTCCATTGCACTGTCATTAACGATAaagattatttaatatatataatcctaTATCAcacatctattttatttttaatatttttattttttctttaataaatgtATAATGTAGGAATAATGACTTAAAGAACTCATCAAAAGTACAATAGGTTGAGTTGAAGATTTTTATACGCTAGGCCAAAAATTAGGAAGATAGAATGTCTCTActgtagataaaaaataagtggtcCGACTTGTCTCCTGTCATAAAAGTAAAACGACATCTCCGATTAAAATTCAATGGCCAATAATCACAATTTTTTAACCAAATGAATGtcgtgcaaaatattttttttttctttttttgt encodes:
- the LOC121239977 gene encoding putative disease resistance RPP13-like protein 1, which codes for MAEVAGLLLSPFLQVLFERVASREFVDFFRSRKLDSGLLKRLEIVLLSAHAVLEDAEELQFTKDAVKKWLDELKDAVYDAEDILDEIHTEVLRCKLDAEFQTTSTKDLPMHAMPRNRATFQSTWGDQQTMKERRLPSRWLGYRNDYFRSHGNIIVGTFGEMINVRNNMISKVGHMW